Below is a genomic region from Variovorax sp. J2L1-78.
CGAAGTCGCCCGCGCCGCCGCTGGCCCAGCGCACGCCCTGGTCGGCCGGGAGGCCGGCGCGGCGCGATTCGACCGTGATGCGGTCGGCCACGATGAAGCCCGAGTAGAAGCCCACGCCGAACTGACCGATGAGCTGTGCGTCGGCCTTCTGGTCGCCGCTGAGCTTGCTCATGAAGTCCTTGGTGCCGCTCTTGGCGATGGTGCCCAGGTTGTCGATGGCTTCCTGCTTCGACAGGCCGATGCCGTTGTCGGCGATGGTGAGCGTGCGGGCTTTCTTGTCGAAGGACACGCGCACTTCGAGGCTGGGAGCGTCCTCGTACAGCGCGGGGTTGTCGATGCCCTCGAAGCGCAGCTTGTCGCAGGCGTCCGAGGCGTTGGAAATCAGTTCACGCAGGAAGATTTCCTTGTTCGAGTAGAGCGAGTGCGTGACGAGGTGCAGCAGCTGGGCCACTTCGGCCTGGAAAGGGAGTTTGGTCGTTGCAGTCATGGTTCTCTGGGATCGAAAAGAAACGGGAGGCGCGCAGCCCCATCGCGATATGGCGCCGAGCCGGCTATTTTCAACCGCCGCAACGTGAAGAGATACCGGATGGGGCAATCCGGTGCATCAAGAGGCGCCATCCCTTTCTAGAATCCGCGCGCAGGGCCATGCCCGGCATTCATGTCACACAACACAGAGGATGGGAAAAATGGAACACAGCAACATCAAGAAATGGTCCGCCGAGTTCATCGGCACCTTCTGGCTCACGTTCGGCGGCTGCGGGAGCGCGGTGCTGGCCGCGGCCTTTCCGCAACTGGGCATCGGCTTTGCCGGCGTCGCCCTGGCCTTCGGACTCACCGTGCTCACCGGCGCCTACGCGCTCGGCCCGATCTCGGGCGGGCACTTCAACCCGGCCGTGTCGGTCGGCCTCGTGGTCGGCGGGCGCTTCAAGGCGTCGGCGCTGCCGGGCTACGTCATCGCCCAGGTGCTCGGCGCCATCGTGGCGGCCGGCGTGCTGTACTTGATCGCCACCGGCAAACCCGGCGCCGAGGTGGGTGGCTTCGCCACCAACGGCTACGGCGAGCACTCGCCCGGCAAGTTCAACCTGGTGGCGGCGCTCATCACCGAAGTCGTGCTCACCGCCGTCTTCCTGATCGTCATCCTCGGCGCCACCGCCAAGCGCGCGGCGGCCGGCTTCGGCGGCCTGGCGATCGGCCTGTGCCTCACGCTGATCCACCTGATCTCGATCCCGGTGACCAACACCTCGGTCAACCCGGCCCGCAGCACCGGCCCGGCCTTGTTCGGGCCGTCGTACGCGGTGTCGGAGCTGTGGCTGTTCTGGGTGGCCCCGATCGCCGGCGCCGTGATCGGCGCGCTGATCTACAACGTGCTGCTCAAGGACGAGTGAACGCGGGCGGCGCCCGGCGCCGTCAGAACTTCTCGTGGGCGCCCAGGTAGCGCCACTGCCCGGCCGGCAGGTTGCCCAGCACCACGCGTCCGATGCGGATGCGCTTCAAGCCCACGACCTTGAGCCCGACCTGTTCGCACATGCGGCGGATCTGGCGCTTCTTGCCTTCGGTCAGCACGAAGCGCAGCTGCTCGGGGTTCTGCCAGTCAACGCGCGCCGGCTTCAGCGGCTGGCCGTCGAGGCTCAGGCCATGGCGCAGGCGAGCGAGCATGGCAGGCGGAAAAACCGCCTGCACATTGGTCGTGACCGGATCGTCGTCGTCGATGCGCACCAGCTGCCCCAGGGGCGCCGGCTTGTTCGGGCCGTGGTACGCGACGCGCACCAGGTACTCCTTCTCGATGCCCGAGTCCTCGCCGATGAGCTGGCGTGCGACGCGACCGTCCTGGGTCAGCACCAGCAGCCCGACCGAATCGATGTCCAGCCGACCGGCCGGTGCCAGGCCGCGCAACTGCGGCGGCGAGAAGCGGTTCGTGCTGGGGTCTTCGCGCCAGTGCGTGCGCGGGTTGATGAGCATCACGGCGGGTTCGTGGCCGTCCTCGGCCTGGCCGCTCACGTAGCCCATCGGCTTGTGCAGCAGGATCGTCACCTGCTGCGCCTGATGGCCATGCGCCTTCTTGTCGACCTCGACCTTGTCGGCGGGCGTGACCTTCACGCCCATCTCCGCCGGCTGGCCGTTGACCTTCACCCAGCCCTGCGCGATCCAGGCGTCGGCCTCGCGGCGCGAGCAGATGCCGAGCTCGGCCATGCGTTTGTTGAGGCGGACGGGTTCGGCGGACGTGGGCATGGGGTCGATGAGGGGCAAGGCGTGCGCCTATTCTCGTTCACGCCGCGCACCCGGCGTCCCATGCCGACGCCAGCCTCCGCTGCAACGCGCGTCAGATCTGCTCGGCTTCCTGCAGCGCGCTGGCAGGGCGGTTCGCTACGCGCGGGATGCCCAGATGCCGGCACACCGCCTGGGTCGAATCGCCGACGACCCCCACGGCGGCACGCAGGCGCGTCTCGGTCACGGCCAGCACGCGGGTCCAGTAGCGGACCTCCTGCGGCTCGCCCAGATTGATCCATCCCGTGTCTCGGGGGCTGCGGGCTTCAAAGTCGTTCGCCATCACCATGTCTCCGTCGGTTTTTGATCGCCCCGGAACGGTGCCACGACCCCTCAGCCGATGCGACCAGACGGTGCAGATCGAGGTTGCAGGAGGTGTCCGACATGGCGCGCGCGGCGCCTGGCACGGTGGGCGCGCCAGTACACCGACACGCCGGCAACCGCCAGCGGAATGAAGACGGTCGCGAGCGCGCACAGCGCGCGCAGCAGCTCACCCGCCATGGGCGACCCCGCAACGCTGGAGGTGCAGGCGCCAGCTTGTCAGCGGCCCGATCTCGCCGTCCGGCACACAGGCCAGCACGCCGTGGAGCACGTCGGCATAACGCGACAGCGGCAGGCGCACCATGAGCCGCACGCGCGGCGCGGCATGCTCGCAGGCCGCACTGGCCCGCAGCAGCGGTTCGCAGCGCAGCACGCCCGCCCCCTCGCACGCCGCCAACGCCCGGCGGACGCGACAGGCATCGACCGAGGCCACCGTGACATCGAGGACGCGGAACGCCGTCTCGCGGACGGCGGGGGTGGCACCGGGAGGCTCCCGGTAGGCGGCATAGGCCATGGCATTCCTGCTGGAAATAAACAGGAAGCCAGTGTCGGAAAGCCCCCGTCAAAACGGTGCAAAGCCTCCGGGCGGCGGCGTAAAGAAGGCGTCAATGCGCCGCGCCGGCGCGCGCTCAGCAGCCCACGGCCTGCCCGTCGCGCCGGTGGTCGGAGCCGGCCGCGTACACGATGCCGTCGCCATCGGGACCGGCCGGCAGGCGCTGCGCCAGCTGCGCGGAGCCGAAGAGCAGGTTGCCCGGTACCGTCTTCTCGGGCGCATGGCCCATCGCCCGCAGGCCTTCGAGCACGGCGTCGGGAACGGTCGGCTCGACCGTCAGCGTGGCAGCGTCGTTGATGCGCCAGCGCGGCGCGTCGGAACAGGCCTGCGGGTTGAGGTCTTCGACGACATGCCGCAGCACCATCTGCACATGGCCCTGCGCCTGCATGTTGCCGCCCATCACGCCGAAGGCCATCACGGGCTGGTCGCCGCGGGTGAGGAAGGCCGGAATGATGCTGTGCTGCGGGCGCTTGTTGCCCGCCACCTCGTTCACATGGCCCGGCGTCGTGACGAAGCCCGAGCCGCGGTTGTGCAGCGCGATGCCGGTGCCCGGCACGACCAGGCCCGAGCCGAAGCCGCGGTAGTTCGACTGGATGTACGACACCATCCGGCCCTCGGCATCGGCCGTGCACAGGTAGACGGTACCGCCCACCGGCGGTGCGCCAGCGGCGTAGCGCCCGGCGCGCTTCGGGTCGATCAGGCGCGCGCGTTCGCGCAGGTAGGCGGGCTCCAGCAGTTGTGCCGACGTGAGGCGCATGTGCGCCGGGTCGCCCACGTGGGTCTGCAGGTCGGCGAAAGCCAGGCGCATGGCTTCGATCTCCAGGTGCATGCGCGCCGCAGAGCCGATGGCCGTGTCGTCATAGGGCAGGTGCTCCAGCATGCCCAGCGCCATCAGCGCCGCGATGCCCTGCCCGTTCGGTGGGATCTCATGCACCTCGTGGCCGCGGAAGCCGACGTTGATCGGCTCGACCCACTCGCTGCGGTGCGACGCCAGGTCGGCCAGGCCCAGCGCCGCGCCATGCGACGCGGCGAAGGCGCTGATCTCGCGCGCCAGCCGGCCGGTGTAGAAGGATTCGCCCCGCGTGCGTGCGATCTCTTCGAGCGTGTCGGCCTGCTGCGCGAAGCGCCAGACCTCACCCACGGCGGGTGCGCGGCCGCGCGGCATGAAGGCCTCGAAGCCGGGGTAGGTGTGCAGGTCGCGGACGGACTCGGCCCACTGCCCGGCGATCACCGGGCTCACCGGGAAGCCGTCGCGCGCATGGCGGATCGCGTCGACGAACAGGTCGTCGAAAGGCAGCGCACCGAAGCGCTCCGACAGCGACGCCCAGCCCGCCACCTGGCCCGGCACGGTGACCGTGTCCCAGCCGCGGGCCGGCATGGCGCTCATGCCCTTGAAGCGCGCGGGGTCCCAACCGGCGGGCGATCGGCCCGAGGCGTTGAGGCCGTGCAGCCGGCCGCCCTCCCACACCAGTGCGAAGCCATCGCCGCCGATGCCGTTCATGACCGGCTCGACCACGGTCAGCGTGATGGCCGCCGCCAGCGCGGCGTCGATGGCATTGCCGCCGCGGGCGAAGGCGGCCGCACCGGCCTGCGCGGCCAGGGGCTGCGAGGTCGCGACGACGTTGCGCGCCAGCACCGGCTGCCGGCCGGACGGATGGGGAAGGGACCAGTTCATGGATCGTTGGGTGAGGGACAAAAAGTGGAGGGGGCGCTACTGCATGGTCATGCCGGATTGCTTGACCAGCCGCTCGGTCTTGACCAGTTCCTTGGCGATGACCGACTCGAATTCCTTGCGGCCGCCCACGGCGGGCTCCGCGCCGGCGGCGGCGAACTTGAGCTTGAAGTCCGGGTCCTTCATGAGCTTGGTCAGCGATGCGTCGAGCTTGTCGAGGATGGGCTTGGGCGTGCCCTGGGGCGCGACGATGCCGTACCAAACCACCACGTCGAAGTCGGGGTAGCCCTGCTCGGCGATCGTCGGGATGGCCGGTGCGATAGACGAGCGCTGCGGGCTGGTCACGCCCAGCGCGCGCAGCTTGCCGTCGGCGACGAAGGGCATGCTGGTCACGATGGTGTCGAAGAACATCGACACCTCGCCGCTCACCACCGCCGGCAGCGCCTGCGCCGCGCCCTTGTACGGCACGTGCAGGATGTCGATGCCCGCCACGGCGCGCAGCATTTCACCGGCCAGGTGCGAGGTGGTGCCCGCACCGAAGGACGCATAGGTCAGCTTGCCCGGGTTGGCCTTGGCGTAGGCCACCATTTCCTGCACCGTCTTGAACGGCATCGCCGGGTTCACCACCAGCATGTTGGGCGTGTAGGCGACCAGCGCCACCTTCTCGAAGGCTTCGGGGCTGTAGTTGAGCTTCTTGAAGGTGAAGCGGTTCGTCACCATCGACGCCGGACCCGACATCAGCAGCGTGTAGCCGTCGGCCGGCGCGCGGGCCGCCAGCTCGCTGCCGATGAGCGTGGCCGCGCCGGGCTTGTTGTCGACGACGAAGCTCTGCTGCAGGTCGGTCGTCAGGCCGTTGGCGATCAGGCGGGTCAGCTGGTCGGTGCCGCCCCCTGCGCCAAAGGGGACGATGATCTTGACGGGTTGGGTGGGCCAGGGGGTGGCCGGCGTCTGGGCCATGCCGTGGGACGCGAAAACCGCCGCCAGGAGCGCGACGCAGCGTTGGAGCGAGCGCAATGTCATTGCATACCTCTTGCAGATGGTGGAAAAAAGGAACATCTGCAATTGCGCAATTAGCATGCCTGAATCAATGTCTCGAATTGCCGCAATTTCGGAAATACGCAATTCGCACGCAGATCCGGAGATCGCCTGCACTGAATTGCACGTGGCGCATGAATCGGTGCGTATTTCCCGAACCGATTGCGTGCATGAAGGAAGGCGCTACGCTTTTTTCGGCGACTCCGGCGCCATGAATTTCTCCAGGCTCGCGATGGTTCGTTCGGCATGCTGGCGCAGCACTTTCTCGACCTCCTCCGCCGGGCCGGCCCGCAAGGCATCGATGATGTAGCCGTGCGCACTGCGCGAGCGGTTGGGTCGGTCGGACTTTTCCAGCCACAGCCGCATGTGCGGCTCGACCACCGAATGCAGGGATGAAATCTGCCGCATCAGGCGGGGGTTGTGGCTCAACGAGCAGAGGTATTCGTGGAATTGACGATGCAGCGACACCCATTCCTGGACATCATCCTCGGCCAATTCCATTTGCCGGATCAAATCGGCCAGCACCGCAATGTGCTTTTCCTGGATCGTGGGGAAAGCCACCCACGCCGCCAGGCCTTCCAGCACGGCGCGCATCTGGAACACCTCGACCATTTCGGCGGTCGACAGCTTGCGCACCACCGCCCCGCGGTGCGGCCGGATGTCGACCAGGCCTTCGGTCGCCAGCCGGCGGAAGGCTTCGCGCACCGGCATGCGGCTGGTGCCGATCTCGATGGCGATTTCCTCGGGAATCAGGCGGTCGCCCGCGCGGTACTGCCCGCTGCGGATGCGCTGGATGATGTGGCTGTAGGCCTCTTCCTCGGCGGTAAACGAGGCCGTGAGACCGGTCAGGCGATGGATGTCCGTCATGCGCGGCCTCCGGCCAGTGCCCCGGCCGAACCATGCTGAATGTAACTTTGTATCCACATATACATGGATGAAGTCTAGGTGGGTTGGCGTGCCGGTGCAAGCCTTCGGGGGGCGGTCAGGACGAGGCGGCGGCGCCGCGCGCGTTCGCCACGGCGCGCACCAGATGCGCCACGTCGGCCACGACCAGCGCCTTGCCGTCCTTGTGAAGCACGCCCTGGCGCACCAGCGCGTTCAGCTCGCGCGTGACCTGTTCGCGGTTGGTGCTGATCTGGCTGGCCAGCGCCGCATGCTTGGGCGACGGCTCCAGTCGGGCGCGGTTGTCGGCCACGCCGGTGGCCTGCGCCATGCGCAGCAGCTCGGCCTGCAGGCGCTGCGGCACTTCGAGCGTGCTGAGGTCGATGATGCGTTCGGACAGCTGGCGCACCAGCGACGCCAGCCGAAGCATCACGCGCTCGGCCAGCAGCGGCTCCTCGCGCAGCAGCGCGCGGAAGTCGGCCGGCGCGAGGCTCGCGAGCACGCTGGGCTGCAGCGTGAGCACGTCGGCCGAGCGCGGGCCGCCGTCGATGGCCGCCAGTTCGCCGAACAGCTCGCCCTCCCCGCAGTCGCGGAAGGTGACCTGGCGGCCGCTGGCCGCGTAGGTGGTGATGCGCACGCCCCCCGACACGATGAAGTAGACGTCGCCCTCGTCCTGCGCCCGCAGCACCAGCGACTGGCCGGCCTCGACGCTCTGCCAGCGGCAGGCCTGCGCCACGCGGTCGAGCCGGTCGTCGGGCAGCGCGTCGAACAGGGCG
It encodes:
- the aqpZ gene encoding aquaporin Z; the encoded protein is MEHSNIKKWSAEFIGTFWLTFGGCGSAVLAAAFPQLGIGFAGVALAFGLTVLTGAYALGPISGGHFNPAVSVGLVVGGRFKASALPGYVIAQVLGAIVAAGVLYLIATGKPGAEVGGFATNGYGEHSPGKFNLVAALITEVVLTAVFLIVILGATAKRAAAGFGGLAIGLCLTLIHLISIPVTNTSVNPARSTGPALFGPSYAVSELWLFWVAPIAGAVIGALIYNVLLKDE
- a CDS encoding pseudouridine synthase; its protein translation is MPTSAEPVRLNKRMAELGICSRREADAWIAQGWVKVNGQPAEMGVKVTPADKVEVDKKAHGHQAQQVTILLHKPMGYVSGQAEDGHEPAVMLINPRTHWREDPSTNRFSPPQLRGLAPAGRLDIDSVGLLVLTQDGRVARQLIGEDSGIEKEYLVRVAYHGPNKPAPLGQLVRIDDDDPVTTNVQAVFPPAMLARLRHGLSLDGQPLKPARVDWQNPEQLRFVLTEGKKRQIRRMCEQVGLKVVGLKRIRIGRVVLGNLPAGQWRYLGAHEKF
- a CDS encoding DUF3606 domain-containing protein, whose translation is MANDFEARSPRDTGWINLGEPQEVRYWTRVLAVTETRLRAAVGVVGDSTQAVCRHLGIPRVANRPASALQEAEQI
- a CDS encoding gamma-glutamyltransferase family protein translates to MNWSLPHPSGRQPVLARNVVATSQPLAAQAGAAAFARGGNAIDAALAAAITLTVVEPVMNGIGGDGFALVWEGGRLHGLNASGRSPAGWDPARFKGMSAMPARGWDTVTVPGQVAGWASLSERFGALPFDDLFVDAIRHARDGFPVSPVIAGQWAESVRDLHTYPGFEAFMPRGRAPAVGEVWRFAQQADTLEEIARTRGESFYTGRLAREISAFAASHGAALGLADLASHRSEWVEPINVGFRGHEVHEIPPNGQGIAALMALGMLEHLPYDDTAIGSAARMHLEIEAMRLAFADLQTHVGDPAHMRLTSAQLLEPAYLRERARLIDPKRAGRYAAGAPPVGGTVYLCTADAEGRMVSYIQSNYRGFGSGLVVPGTGIALHNRGSGFVTTPGHVNEVAGNKRPQHSIIPAFLTRGDQPVMAFGVMGGNMQAQGHVQMVLRHVVEDLNPQACSDAPRWRINDAATLTVEPTVPDAVLEGLRAMGHAPEKTVPGNLLFGSAQLAQRLPAGPDGDGIVYAAGSDHRRDGQAVGC
- a CDS encoding Bug family tripartite tricarboxylate transporter substrate binding protein, giving the protein MTLRSLQRCVALLAAVFASHGMAQTPATPWPTQPVKIIVPFGAGGGTDQLTRLIANGLTTDLQQSFVVDNKPGAATLIGSELAARAPADGYTLLMSGPASMVTNRFTFKKLNYSPEAFEKVALVAYTPNMLVVNPAMPFKTVQEMVAYAKANPGKLTYASFGAGTTSHLAGEMLRAVAGIDILHVPYKGAAQALPAVVSGEVSMFFDTIVTSMPFVADGKLRALGVTSPQRSSIAPAIPTIAEQGYPDFDVVVWYGIVAPQGTPKPILDKLDASLTKLMKDPDFKLKFAAAGAEPAVGGRKEFESVIAKELVKTERLVKQSGMTMQ
- a CDS encoding GntR family transcriptional regulator, whose protein sequence is MTDIHRLTGLTASFTAEEEAYSHIIQRIRSGQYRAGDRLIPEEIAIEIGTSRMPVREAFRRLATEGLVDIRPHRGAVVRKLSTAEMVEVFQMRAVLEGLAAWVAFPTIQEKHIAVLADLIRQMELAEDDVQEWVSLHRQFHEYLCSLSHNPRLMRQISSLHSVVEPHMRLWLEKSDRPNRSRSAHGYIIDALRAGPAEEVEKVLRQHAERTIASLEKFMAPESPKKA
- a CDS encoding Crp/Fnr family transcriptional regulator — encoded protein: MPHTTVRSSLALRRVALFDALPDDRLDRVAQACRWQSVEAGQSLVLRAQDEGDVYFIVSGGVRITTYAASGRQVTFRDCGEGELFGELAAIDGGPRSADVLTLQPSVLASLAPADFRALLREEPLLAERVMLRLASLVRQLSERIIDLSTLEVPQRLQAELLRMAQATGVADNRARLEPSPKHAALASQISTNREQVTRELNALVRQGVLHKDGKALVVADVAHLVRAVANARGAAASS